The following proteins are co-located in the Polystyrenella longa genome:
- a CDS encoding polysaccharide biosynthesis tyrosine autokinase — protein sequence MNPYLDQSNSNESSNHDNSTSAMMARVMRFLRVIMLRKKIIVVCVILSSVAGAYRYSTQIPMFQSTAQLLILSNGGFQTDDVSGQSLLKNQMPTYTRLLSSDRVLETAASHLPPEHQVDVSGNPMEMQVKILRSQLSTSVSPQTNLIDIRFTSQSPETAAYTIDQVIMAYLKFMEETHQNGTQNLLKLLTEDQTKMENQYQENANQLIELQRRSDLLLNSGSETVSLVGQRILSLQTAYTEAQNQMIKLESLIKVLKQAIEKGSNAQQYAEEILGPGPVGNELLSQEMGLQDRLIVSRLQDQLKVDQAELKSKLTTLDYNHPDVMVLTNRIQSAEDALQQRLQSNQSSYHVQQNRRQAQRLLEIAEQKLVQYEERYRALKESYLSEEEKGRESTLVMLKIKQLETHQTRIMAQHDTLLQKIREVDLDDRASVLAKTVKKPEISRYPISPNKIRTAMFSLILGIAMGIGVIVVLEALDDRFRSPDEIKYHLNLPVLAMVRKMEETTGYAIDAVQTHVNPNSVESEAFRTLRTAISFSSHESRRLLVTSTEKSDGKTTVMANLAVAFAQSNKKTLIVDTDMRRPGMTNLLELRKEEGLSKLLRSEEPVDQCAVELIQPSGSPNLDILPSGSRPVNPSELLSSNRLSDFLSWAETVYDQIIIDAPPILAVSDAGIVGRLVDTLVLVMRPDKNRRGLVYRSVETLQMFGIHISGIVVNHLTPDQGSDYYGYGYGYGYSEDYGHEESTGEDGYDEDGYGDGNYQKEPAILGYTSPDSGQDAGYEDDDYETNPYQAA from the coding sequence ATGAACCCGTATCTCGATCAGTCCAATTCAAATGAGAGCAGCAATCACGATAATTCTACTTCGGCGATGATGGCCCGTGTGATGCGTTTTTTACGTGTCATTATGCTGCGAAAAAAAATCATCGTCGTCTGCGTGATACTCTCGTCGGTCGCGGGCGCCTATCGGTACTCGACACAGATACCGATGTTTCAGTCTACCGCCCAGCTCTTAATTCTGAGTAACGGTGGATTCCAGACAGATGATGTCAGTGGCCAGTCCCTGTTGAAAAACCAGATGCCGACGTACACCCGGCTGCTCTCCAGCGACCGCGTATTGGAAACTGCAGCGTCTCATTTACCTCCCGAACATCAGGTCGATGTCTCCGGCAATCCAATGGAAATGCAGGTCAAAATTCTGCGCAGTCAACTCAGTACGTCCGTATCACCACAGACGAATCTGATTGATATTCGGTTCACATCGCAATCGCCCGAGACTGCGGCTTACACCATTGACCAGGTCATCATGGCGTATCTCAAATTTATGGAAGAGACACACCAGAACGGAACGCAGAATCTCCTGAAACTGTTGACCGAAGACCAGACTAAGATGGAAAACCAATATCAGGAGAATGCCAATCAACTGATTGAGTTACAACGCCGATCCGACTTGCTGCTGAATAGTGGAAGCGAGACGGTCAGCTTAGTCGGCCAGCGGATTCTTTCGCTACAGACCGCCTATACGGAAGCGCAAAACCAGATGATCAAGTTGGAGTCATTGATCAAGGTGTTGAAACAAGCGATCGAAAAAGGAAGTAACGCTCAACAGTATGCCGAAGAAATTCTCGGCCCGGGTCCTGTCGGAAACGAACTGCTCAGTCAGGAAATGGGGCTGCAGGATCGCCTGATTGTCAGTCGATTGCAGGATCAACTTAAAGTGGATCAGGCCGAGTTGAAAAGTAAACTGACTACGCTCGACTATAACCATCCAGATGTAATGGTTCTCACCAACCGAATTCAGTCGGCTGAAGATGCACTTCAACAACGATTGCAGAGTAATCAAAGTAGTTATCATGTTCAGCAGAATCGACGCCAGGCCCAACGCTTGCTTGAAATCGCCGAGCAGAAACTGGTTCAGTACGAGGAACGATACAGAGCTCTGAAAGAGAGCTACCTGTCCGAAGAGGAAAAAGGCCGTGAGTCAACATTAGTCATGTTGAAGATCAAACAACTTGAAACTCATCAAACGAGAATCATGGCTCAGCATGATACATTGCTCCAGAAAATTCGAGAAGTCGACCTGGATGACCGGGCAAGCGTACTCGCCAAGACCGTGAAAAAACCGGAAATCTCACGATATCCCATTTCGCCAAATAAAATTCGCACGGCGATGTTCAGCCTGATTCTGGGAATCGCAATGGGCATCGGTGTGATTGTCGTTTTGGAAGCGCTTGACGATCGATTCCGATCGCCGGATGAAATTAAATACCACCTCAATCTTCCCGTGCTCGCAATGGTGCGGAAGATGGAAGAAACTACAGGATACGCCATTGATGCCGTTCAAACGCATGTGAATCCCAACAGCGTAGAGTCGGAAGCATTCCGAACGTTGCGAACGGCAATCAGCTTCAGTTCGCACGAAAGCCGGCGACTGCTCGTGACCAGTACCGAAAAGTCCGACGGTAAAACAACAGTGATGGCTAATCTGGCGGTTGCCTTCGCACAGTCCAACAAGAAAACACTCATTGTCGATACCGACATGCGGCGTCCCGGGATGACCAATCTGCTCGAACTGCGGAAAGAGGAAGGCCTCTCCAAGTTACTTCGAAGCGAAGAGCCGGTAGATCAATGTGCGGTGGAACTGATCCAACCTAGCGGTTCACCGAACCTCGATATACTTCCGTCCGGTAGCCGACCAGTCAATCCTTCGGAACTGTTATCGTCGAATCGTCTGTCCGATTTTCTGTCCTGGGCCGAGACTGTCTACGATCAAATCATTATTGATGCGCCACCGATTCTGGCTGTTTCCGATGCTGGAATCGTCGGTCGTCTCGTTGACACACTTGTTCTGGTGATGCGACCGGACAAAAATCGCCGTGGATTAGTCTATCGATCTGTTGAAACATTACAGATGTTTGGAATTCATATCTCCGGTATCGTCGTGAACCATCTGACGCCGGACCAGGGCAGTGACTACTACGGCTATGGTTACGGATACGGGTACAGCGAAGACTATGGCCATGAAGAGTCTACTGGCGAAGATGGCTACGACGAAGATGGTTACGGCGATGGAAACTACCAGAAAGAACCGGCAATTTTGGGTTACACCAGTCCAGACAGTGGTCAGGACGCAGGGTATGAAGACGATGATTACGAAACCAACCCGTATCAGGCTGCTTGA
- a CDS encoding PhnD/SsuA/transferrin family substrate-binding protein: MQRLLNAGLVLCGLMFLLPLHSSAAETEKQPLNLIVMDPLAAPLACDCVKGYAQRKYEKLAEHLETELDRPVNVSWGASLEIALKEKTVAGADLIIGKDSVVRYDSAKAKIDVQPVACLAGKDGGVTQSGLIVVRAKDAAQSVGDLKGYRLFFGPKENEEKYAAPMKLLQAANVTLPEKIETYPACSDAATALLELDKDIQAAAVISSYAEPLLEGCGSVKKGDLRVVGESESVPFVTAFVNQELSTAEQDQIKQALFDMIDHPELLRSLETSIGFLEIEEQQAVLGSSKKKE, translated from the coding sequence ATGCAACGTCTTCTGAATGCTGGACTTGTCCTGTGTGGTTTGATGTTTCTATTGCCTCTTCATTCGAGTGCTGCAGAAACCGAGAAGCAGCCGCTGAACTTGATCGTCATGGATCCGCTTGCAGCGCCGTTGGCGTGTGATTGTGTGAAAGGATACGCTCAGCGAAAGTACGAAAAACTGGCCGAACACCTGGAGACCGAACTCGATCGTCCCGTGAATGTATCCTGGGGAGCATCACTGGAGATCGCGTTAAAAGAAAAGACGGTGGCGGGGGCCGATCTCATCATTGGTAAAGATTCCGTCGTTCGATATGACAGTGCGAAAGCGAAAATCGATGTTCAGCCAGTCGCCTGTCTGGCGGGTAAAGATGGCGGTGTGACTCAGTCCGGTTTGATCGTCGTCCGCGCCAAAGACGCGGCGCAGTCGGTGGGGGACTTGAAGGGGTATCGCCTCTTCTTCGGGCCGAAAGAGAACGAAGAAAAATACGCCGCACCGATGAAGTTACTCCAGGCGGCCAATGTAACTCTCCCCGAGAAAATCGAAACGTATCCCGCTTGCAGTGATGCAGCGACAGCGTTACTTGAACTCGATAAAGACATTCAGGCGGCGGCCGTTATCTCCAGTTATGCGGAACCGCTACTGGAAGGGTGCGGGTCGGTAAAAAAAGGAGACCTGCGCGTTGTTGGTGAATCAGAATCGGTCCCTTTCGTGACCGCATTTGTGAATCAAGAGTTATCGACCGCAGAACAGGATCAAATCAAACAGGCCCTGTTCGATATGATCGATCATCCAGAACTCTTGAGGTCGCTCGAAACCAGTATCGGGTTTCTGGAAATCGAAGAACAGCAAGCTGTTTTGGGAAGCAGTAAAAAAAAAGAGTAA
- a CDS encoding polysaccharide biosynthesis/export family protein has protein sequence MSLLLGSFLLFCMAGCSTLPMFTGEKIYRPHNMPIALHAPTQKNAHTVDLSEFAVGSVSSEQIDSGDIITVSIASGLDKTDTVDINSRVDESGNVDIPIIGQVPVAGMELIDAEAAIAAVAIQRRIFKSPHITVTMKQQRENKVTVIGAVVNQGDYKLPRGKSDLLAALVAAGGLSLDAGTTVEIRNVSDTDPSATPPRLLAENSDVEAGLVPAGHVKPVSQQSEKFTIDLVSSSREETQKYKLGDGAVVRVEKRDPKPFHVMGLVHKPGPQDYPVSKPIKTLEAVALAGGISNPVADKIYVIRQLEGSEKPAVIQVSMARAKRDGQWNIELAPGDIVSVEQTPATVLIEALRVLPFGVSASLGTFL, from the coding sequence GTGTCGTTGCTGCTTGGTAGCTTTCTGCTATTTTGCATGGCAGGGTGTAGCACTCTCCCCATGTTTACCGGCGAGAAAATCTATCGCCCCCATAACATGCCGATAGCATTGCACGCACCCACTCAGAAAAACGCGCATACCGTCGACCTTTCGGAATTCGCTGTTGGCTCCGTTAGCAGTGAGCAGATTGATTCCGGCGATATTATTACCGTCAGTATCGCTTCTGGACTCGATAAAACGGATACCGTGGACATCAATTCGCGTGTCGACGAAAGCGGAAATGTGGACATCCCCATTATCGGACAGGTACCCGTGGCTGGGATGGAATTGATCGATGCCGAAGCAGCAATCGCTGCTGTGGCGATACAGCGTCGCATCTTCAAGAGTCCCCACATCACCGTCACGATGAAGCAACAGCGTGAAAACAAAGTGACTGTCATCGGAGCCGTCGTCAATCAGGGCGATTACAAGTTGCCCCGTGGCAAGTCCGACTTACTCGCGGCTCTCGTCGCGGCAGGCGGGTTGTCCCTGGATGCTGGAACGACGGTTGAAATTCGGAATGTCAGCGACACCGATCCTTCCGCGACTCCTCCCCGGCTATTGGCTGAAAACAGCGACGTTGAAGCAGGGCTAGTTCCCGCTGGACACGTCAAACCAGTCTCTCAGCAATCAGAAAAATTCACTATCGATCTGGTCTCCTCCAGTCGCGAAGAAACACAGAAATACAAATTGGGCGATGGAGCGGTCGTCCGGGTTGAAAAACGCGATCCGAAACCGTTCCACGTCATGGGACTCGTTCACAAGCCCGGCCCACAGGACTACCCCGTTTCCAAACCGATCAAAACTTTGGAAGCAGTTGCTCTTGCAGGCGGAATTTCCAACCCGGTCGCCGACAAAATCTATGTGATCCGTCAGCTTGAAGGTAGCGAAAAACCAGCTGTTATTCAGGTCAGCATGGCTCGTGCGAAACGAGATGGCCAGTGGAACATTGAACTTGCTCCTGGTGATATTGTGAGTGTCGAACAAACACCCGCGACTGTATTAATTGAAGCTCTGCGTGTCCTGCCCTTCGGAGTCAGTGCCTCCCTGGGAACCTTCTTGTAA
- a CDS encoding PQQ-binding-like beta-propeller repeat protein — protein MPDEAQFRWTAPLPSKGIGGLAASQGVVIVGGRNVTDNSDLFQCFEAETGEERWAFRQFAPGKVDYGNTPRATPLISEDHVWVAGAFGHIACLRLNDGEVVWKKHQQFEFEAAPMIWGHAGTPLLVEDRLIIHPGGPDSALVALNALTGKVLWETAGNPPGYSSLIVAEVHGRKQIIGYEEKALCGWDFESGKQLWSLIPPFKGDFNVPTPIYYDSKLFVATENNGARVYEFDPAGEIVPEPLMTFEDLAPDSHTPVIANGRLFGVWDGLFCLDWKNDLNPLWVNEEPSFSNYVSLVTDGKHVLATTVKSELILFDANASGPEPVDRLELTTDRTDTYAHPAFLGTDIFVRINKELCCLNLALQE, from the coding sequence CTGCCCGACGAAGCCCAATTTCGCTGGACTGCTCCTTTACCCAGTAAAGGGATCGGTGGCTTGGCTGCCAGCCAGGGAGTAGTGATTGTCGGCGGTCGCAATGTCACCGACAACAGCGATCTCTTCCAATGTTTTGAGGCCGAGACGGGTGAAGAACGCTGGGCCTTCCGCCAATTCGCCCCAGGGAAAGTCGATTATGGCAACACCCCACGGGCGACTCCACTGATTTCCGAAGATCATGTCTGGGTGGCCGGTGCCTTCGGGCACATCGCCTGTCTCCGGTTGAACGATGGCGAAGTCGTCTGGAAGAAACATCAGCAGTTTGAGTTTGAAGCGGCTCCCATGATCTGGGGGCACGCCGGTACGCCCTTGCTTGTCGAGGACCGACTCATTATTCATCCCGGAGGTCCGGATTCCGCCCTGGTTGCCCTTAATGCGCTGACGGGAAAAGTCCTTTGGGAAACCGCTGGCAATCCACCGGGATATTCTTCGTTGATCGTTGCCGAGGTGCATGGTCGAAAGCAGATCATCGGTTACGAAGAAAAAGCTCTATGCGGGTGGGATTTTGAATCCGGAAAACAACTTTGGTCTCTCATCCCTCCCTTCAAGGGTGACTTCAATGTACCAACTCCAATTTACTACGACAGTAAATTGTTCGTTGCCACAGAGAATAACGGGGCGCGTGTTTATGAATTCGATCCCGCAGGCGAGATTGTTCCTGAACCTTTGATGACGTTTGAAGATCTCGCCCCTGATTCTCATACTCCCGTCATCGCCAACGGTCGTTTGTTTGGTGTCTGGGATGGGCTATTTTGCCTGGACTGGAAAAACGACCTGAATCCATTGTGGGTAAATGAAGAACCTTCCTTCAGCAATTACGTCAGTCTCGTCACGGATGGAAAGCATGTCCTCGCTACGACAGTGAAAAGCGAACTGATTCTGTTTGATGCGAATGCGTCCGGTCCCGAACCTGTAGATCGCCTGGAATTGACCACCGACCGAACGGATACCTACGCTCATCCCGCTTTTCTCGGAACTGATATCTTCGTCCGCATCAACAAAGAACTCTGCTGTCTCAACCTTGCTCTTCAGGAATAG
- a CDS encoding cytochrome ubiquinol oxidase subunit I, whose protein sequence is MELDLVLLSRIQFALTIMFHYLFPPLTIGMGVVLVYLGGMYLKTRDPAYRQAQKFWTRIFGLNFAIGVASGIVMEFQFGTNWATYSRFVGDVFGSALAAEGIFAFFLESGFLAVLIFGWNRVGPKMHFFSTCMVSFGSIFSSVWIVIANSWQQTPAGSHIVPMTREVLNEHGQRTFDENGVLITKPWIIDGVPVMRAEVTDFWAMVLNPSTGYRLSHVLLGCFIMGSFFILSICSWYILKGKHVEFAKRSFGGALFLATISSILIAFNGHQQAQNVYHYQPAKLATFEGHFESEGPADLTLFGIPDAEAETIHMRIAIPGALSFMVHDDTSFTEPVIGLDKIRPEHRPPLWIPFISWRLMVGIGTFFIALTLYSYYLLWRGTLFKKRWVMWAYCVSVLLAVIANQVGWVAAEVGRQPWIVHPPIVTDTDNQPVFDEDGFLQYEKVSAALPDGSIYERYAGLSTTDGVSKAVAAEQVAASIVMFLLIYLLLGSVWIFILNKKIQHGPEPPEDGFAKNQSESIFQVGGEHDRLGLADAGLWDDPTESTDRGEQHD, encoded by the coding sequence ATGGAACTCGACCTGGTACTACTCTCCCGCATTCAGTTTGCGCTGACGATCATGTTCCATTACCTGTTTCCCCCGCTCACGATCGGGATGGGCGTGGTACTGGTGTATCTCGGCGGAATGTATCTGAAGACGCGCGATCCCGCCTATCGGCAGGCGCAAAAATTCTGGACGAGGATATTCGGACTCAACTTCGCGATCGGCGTCGCTTCGGGAATCGTCATGGAATTCCAGTTTGGCACGAACTGGGCGACTTATTCACGATTCGTGGGGGACGTCTTTGGATCAGCGCTTGCAGCTGAGGGCATTTTTGCCTTCTTCCTGGAATCGGGCTTTCTGGCCGTGCTCATCTTCGGCTGGAATCGGGTCGGTCCGAAGATGCACTTCTTCTCTACCTGTATGGTTTCGTTTGGGAGCATTTTCTCCAGTGTCTGGATCGTCATTGCGAATTCGTGGCAACAGACTCCCGCCGGAAGCCATATTGTCCCGATGACTCGCGAGGTCTTGAACGAGCACGGACAGCGTACCTTCGACGAGAACGGGGTCTTGATCACCAAACCCTGGATCATCGATGGTGTTCCCGTCATGCGGGCTGAAGTGACCGATTTCTGGGCGATGGTGTTGAATCCTTCCACCGGCTATCGGCTTTCCCATGTACTGCTCGGTTGCTTCATTATGGGTTCGTTTTTCATTCTGAGCATCTGCTCCTGGTATATTCTCAAAGGTAAGCACGTCGAGTTTGCCAAACGAAGTTTTGGTGGAGCGCTTTTTCTGGCGACGATCAGCAGTATTTTGATCGCTTTCAATGGACATCAACAGGCACAAAACGTCTACCACTATCAACCCGCCAAGCTGGCCACGTTCGAAGGACACTTTGAAAGCGAGGGGCCAGCAGACCTGACTCTGTTTGGGATACCGGATGCAGAAGCAGAGACGATTCATATGCGCATCGCCATCCCGGGCGCACTCAGTTTTATGGTGCATGACGACACCAGTTTCACTGAACCGGTGATCGGTCTGGACAAAATTCGACCCGAACATCGACCTCCGTTGTGGATCCCATTCATCTCGTGGCGACTCATGGTGGGGATCGGAACATTCTTTATTGCCTTGACTCTTTACAGTTATTATCTGTTGTGGCGAGGGACCTTATTTAAGAAACGCTGGGTAATGTGGGCCTATTGTGTGAGTGTCCTGCTGGCGGTGATTGCGAATCAGGTAGGCTGGGTCGCGGCGGAAGTTGGACGGCAACCGTGGATCGTTCATCCTCCGATTGTCACCGATACCGACAATCAACCTGTGTTCGACGAAGATGGATTTCTTCAATACGAAAAAGTATCCGCCGCCTTGCCGGACGGATCAATTTATGAACGGTACGCGGGTCTCAGCACGACCGACGGAGTCAGTAAAGCCGTTGCAGCAGAACAGGTGGCCGCCTCAATCGTAATGTTCCTGCTGATCTATTTACTGCTGGGATCTGTCTGGATATTCATCTTAAACAAGAAGATCCAACATGGTCCTGAACCTCCAGAAGATGGATTTGCCAAAAATCAATCCGAGAGCATATTCCAGGTCGGTGGAGAACATGATCGACTTGGTCTGGCGGATGCCGGCCTTTGGGACGACCCGACGGAATCGACCGACCGAGGAGAGCAACATGACTGA
- a CDS encoding arylsulfatase yields the protein MLRQTVWLVAFGFFALTSSLLAADQSRPNIILIMADDMGYSDIGCYGGEINTPHLDQLAERGVRWTQFYNNAKCTTTRASLLTGLTPRRNKTLLNPNMVTIAEVLQSAGYRTGLSGKWHLGSKEPHRPSDRGFDHYYGLLDGACNFFDPYYPDPPFKGGRRRVFAEDDEIITEFPEGYYTTNAFTDDAVEFVKESAQQPDPFFLHVCYTAPHYPLHAPEEDVIPYLGKYKQGWEQLRAERYQRQLDMGLLAEPWELPAANREVIPWEEAIDHDWQDRRMAVYAAMIEIMDRGIGRILTTIKEQKIEENTIVMFLSDNGGCAEIPGGEDPTAKPGVIETYTTCGPGWAYASNTPFRRYKQWVHEGGISTPFIVHWPGHIEGGTYNRNVGHIIDLLPTCVELAGTTYPETFRDEKIDPVEGVSLLKAMQSDQPQSELNDRTLYWEWSGSRAIRTGDWKLSWDRGIKEWELYHITKDRTELHDLAAEHPDRVEQMSQDWLAWAKRTHVKSK from the coding sequence ATGCTCCGTCAAACTGTCTGGCTCGTTGCTTTCGGATTCTTCGCCCTGACCTCTTCGCTGTTGGCCGCCGATCAATCCCGTCCGAACATCATCTTGATTATGGCGGACGACATGGGGTACTCCGACATCGGATGTTATGGGGGCGAAATCAATACGCCCCATCTCGATCAGTTGGCGGAGCGGGGTGTTCGATGGACGCAGTTTTATAACAACGCCAAATGCACCACGACGCGTGCGTCATTGCTCACCGGCTTGACCCCTCGGCGGAATAAGACGCTGTTAAACCCGAATATGGTCACCATCGCAGAAGTCCTCCAGTCGGCGGGTTACCGGACTGGCCTCTCCGGTAAATGGCACTTGGGAAGCAAAGAGCCTCATCGTCCTTCGGATCGTGGGTTCGATCATTATTATGGTTTACTGGATGGCGCCTGTAATTTCTTCGATCCCTATTATCCCGATCCCCCCTTCAAAGGAGGTCGTCGACGTGTCTTCGCCGAGGATGATGAAATCATCACGGAATTTCCGGAAGGGTATTATACGACGAACGCCTTCACCGACGATGCCGTTGAGTTCGTCAAAGAGAGTGCCCAGCAGCCTGATCCCTTCTTTCTGCATGTCTGTTACACGGCCCCTCACTATCCACTGCATGCACCCGAAGAAGATGTCATCCCCTACCTTGGGAAATATAAACAGGGTTGGGAGCAGTTGCGGGCGGAACGCTATCAACGTCAGTTAGATATGGGTTTACTGGCCGAACCTTGGGAACTCCCAGCAGCCAACCGGGAAGTGATTCCATGGGAGGAAGCGATTGACCACGACTGGCAGGATCGCCGGATGGCTGTATACGCCGCGATGATTGAAATTATGGACCGTGGAATTGGTCGCATATTGACGACGATAAAAGAACAGAAGATCGAAGAGAATACCATCGTGATGTTCCTCTCGGACAACGGGGGTTGTGCCGAGATTCCGGGAGGTGAAGACCCTACCGCCAAACCAGGGGTTATCGAGACCTACACTACTTGTGGCCCCGGTTGGGCCTACGCTTCTAACACACCCTTTCGCCGGTATAAACAGTGGGTTCATGAAGGGGGCATCTCCACACCCTTCATCGTGCATTGGCCCGGACACATTGAAGGAGGAACCTACAACCGCAATGTCGGGCACATTATCGACCTTCTCCCTACCTGCGTCGAACTCGCCGGGACGACTTATCCCGAGACTTTTCGTGATGAGAAAATCGATCCAGTCGAAGGAGTCAGTCTGTTAAAGGCAATGCAGTCGGACCAACCACAGTCGGAGTTAAACGATCGGACGTTATATTGGGAGTGGAGTGGCAGCCGGGCGATACGAACTGGCGACTGGAAACTTTCCTGGGACCGAGGCATAAAAGAGTGGGAACTGTATCACATCACGAAAGATCGTACGGAGTTACATGATCTGGCAGCTGAGCACCCCGACCGGGTCGAACAGATGAGCCAGGACTGGCTGGCCTGGGCCAAGCGGACGCATGTGAAATCGAAGTGA
- the cydB gene encoding cytochrome d ubiquinol oxidase subunit II, whose product MSREGLAFIWFLLLAVLLTGYAILDGFDLGVGILHPFVAKTDKERRLVMNSIGPIWDGNEVWLVTFGGALFAAFPEAYATVFSGFYLPLMMLLLALILRAVSLEFRGKVKSPAWRQVWDLAFFLGSLLATFLFGVAVGNMMLGVPLDAHHEYIGTFWMLLNPYSLAVGLLGVFAFALHGSIFLYLKTEGELQQRMRRVMWRMFYVFAVLFVIMTVWTTLTVPRAVETLHAYPLLWVVPILNALAVLNIPRAISKGSEGHAFLSSSCVIAAFVVLFITAIFPFLVPASNDASYSLTILNAASSEKTLGIMLLIAIIGMPCVMAYSAVIYWTFHGKVKLEETSY is encoded by the coding sequence ATCAGTCGGGAAGGCCTGGCATTCATCTGGTTTTTGCTGTTAGCCGTGCTGCTGACAGGTTATGCGATTCTGGATGGTTTCGACTTGGGTGTTGGAATTCTGCATCCATTTGTTGCCAAGACGGATAAAGAACGACGGCTTGTCATGAACAGCATCGGTCCAATCTGGGATGGGAATGAAGTCTGGCTGGTCACATTCGGAGGAGCTTTATTCGCCGCGTTCCCGGAAGCGTATGCGACAGTCTTCAGTGGATTTTATCTACCGCTGATGATGTTGCTGCTGGCCCTCATCCTGCGTGCCGTCAGTCTGGAATTCAGAGGGAAAGTCAAATCGCCTGCCTGGCGTCAGGTGTGGGATTTGGCGTTCTTTCTGGGATCGCTCCTCGCGACATTCCTCTTTGGCGTGGCCGTGGGCAACATGATGCTGGGCGTCCCGCTGGATGCTCATCACGAATACATCGGTACGTTCTGGATGCTGTTGAACCCGTACTCGCTGGCGGTGGGACTATTGGGGGTCTTCGCATTCGCATTGCACGGTTCAATCTTTTTATACCTGAAGACAGAGGGCGAACTTCAACAACGAATGCGGCGAGTGATGTGGCGGATGTTCTACGTGTTTGCCGTTTTGTTTGTCATCATGACAGTTTGGACTACGTTAACCGTTCCCCGCGCAGTGGAGACCTTACATGCCTACCCGCTGTTATGGGTCGTCCCGATTCTGAACGCCCTCGCCGTACTCAATATTCCCCGAGCGATCAGCAAAGGGAGTGAAGGCCATGCGTTTCTCAGCAGCAGTTGTGTCATCGCCGCCTTTGTGGTGCTGTTTATCACGGCGATCTTCCCGTTTCTGGTTCCTGCCAGTAACGATGCCTCCTACAGTTTGACCATTCTCAACGCAGCCAGCAGCGAGAAAACTTTAGGCATTATGCTGTTGATTGCCATCATCGGTATGCCGTGCGTTATGGCCTATAGCGCCGTTATTTACTGGACCTTCCATGGGAAAGTCAAACTGGAAGAGACGAGCTATTAA